A region from the Alphaproteobacteria bacterium genome encodes:
- a CDS encoding DUF192 domain-containing protein, whose protein sequence is MSRLLPGILLALMVLFIAGIMFALNPALIDQLWHRYHQNNSAQPQNVGFVRGNLTLRGHNGNHVLSVEIAGTPSQRQYGLMYRSSLPENAGMLFLFGSPRVVEMWMLNMDIPLDIIFVDEKGRIVRAYENIPADSEKTYGSQVPVVAAIEMNAGAFSKMGMTEGDSVDLAPFAGALRDLPKSEPPKDFNLQSLPKEIRN, encoded by the coding sequence ATGTCACGTCTTTTACCAGGAATACTCTTGGCGCTGATGGTGCTTTTTATCGCTGGGATTATGTTTGCATTAAACCCTGCGTTGATTGACCAGTTGTGGCATCGATACCATCAAAATAACTCTGCCCAACCCCAAAATGTTGGCTTTGTGCGCGGTAACCTTACATTGCGTGGACATAATGGCAATCATGTTCTCTCCGTTGAAATTGCTGGCACACCCAGCCAACGCCAGTATGGATTGATGTATCGAAGTTCCCTGCCAGAAAATGCTGGTATGTTGTTTTTATTTGGTTCCCCGCGGGTGGTGGAAATGTGGATGTTGAATATGGATATTCCACTGGATATTATTTTTGTTGATGAAAAAGGACGCATTGTGCGCGCCTATGAAAATATCCCCGCTGATAGCGAAAAAACGTATGGTTCTCAGGTGCCTGTTGTTGCTGCTATTGAAATGAACGCAGGTGCTTTTTCAAAAATGGGAATGACTGAGGGTGATAGCGTCGATTTAGCACCTTTCGCGGGAGCCTTGAGAGATTTGCCCAAATCAGAGCCCCCAAAAGACTTTAACCTCCAATCACTACCAAAGGAGATTCGTAACTAA
- a CDS encoding YdcF family protein yields the protein MKIFAVIFRSILLVTFFISLAWTVGFVAYVLQIVHIAQPEQIDNQPTDAIVVLTGGTNRLDTGFQLLSDNYAERLFISGAGHGVTKTDLVKQLKMPPADVQKLLSRVDIGYQADNTYGNAEETARWMQLHQYTSLRLVTANYHILRSMEVFSREMPDVEIIPQPILPEQVKLSEWWKYPGTAKLLISEYMKYLALRLS from the coding sequence ATGAAAATATTTGCTGTTATTTTTCGGTCTATCCTGCTGGTTACGTTTTTCATTTCACTCGCGTGGACAGTGGGTTTTGTGGCGTATGTCCTGCAGATTGTCCATATTGCTCAACCGGAACAAATTGATAATCAACCTACCGATGCGATTGTTGTATTAACAGGTGGTACTAACCGCCTTGATACAGGTTTTCAGCTGCTTTCGGACAATTATGCAGAACGATTATTTATCTCAGGCGCCGGGCATGGGGTGACCAAAACCGATCTGGTCAAGCAGCTTAAAATGCCCCCGGCTGATGTACAAAAGCTTTTATCACGCGTGGATATTGGTTATCAGGCCGATAATACATACGGCAATGCCGAGGAGACGGCGCGGTGGATGCAGCTCCATCAATACACAAGTTTGCGTCTGGTTACGGCTAATTACCATATCTTACGCAGCATGGAAGTTTTTAGTCGTGAAATGCCCGATGTTGAAATTATTCCCCAACCTATCTTGCCCGAACAGGTTAAGTTAAGTGAATGGTGGAAATACCCTGGTACGGCTAAACTATTGATCAGTGAATATATGAAATATCTTGCTCTCAGGTTATCGTAA
- a CDS encoding 1-acyl-sn-glycerol-3-phosphate acyltransferase → MLRMVGSILFTLFLPVWTLFIGTVGAVLMLFPQHITQWVGRIWARGVLVALRYLCGITYVIKGKENLPTTPCIITSKHQSAWDTVILLAYLPQMSYIYKKELGSIPVYGQYLPRMGMIPVDRDGKMSALRDMIRRVKHQLDKGFTVVIFPEGTRTPVGEALPYQAGISALYHECHVPVIPVALNSGLFWPKKGWKNPGCITLEFLPALAPDLTRRQFMDEMKNAIETKTAQLVDEVRSNKQ, encoded by the coding sequence ATGCTTCGTATGGTGGGATCGATCCTATTTACCCTATTCCTTCCTGTTTGGACTCTGTTTATTGGCACAGTTGGGGCGGTGCTCATGCTTTTCCCTCAGCATATTACGCAGTGGGTTGGAAGAATCTGGGCGCGGGGAGTATTGGTGGCGCTGCGATATTTATGCGGGATTACCTATGTGATCAAGGGTAAAGAAAATCTTCCTACGACACCCTGTATTATCACTTCCAAACATCAATCAGCCTGGGATACGGTTATCCTCCTGGCGTATTTGCCGCAAATGTCTTACATCTATAAAAAGGAACTGGGTTCTATTCCTGTTTATGGGCAGTATTTGCCTCGTATGGGAATGATACCCGTTGACCGCGATGGCAAAATGTCGGCGCTTCGGGATATGATCAGAAGAGTCAAGCATCAATTGGATAAAGGGTTTACCGTCGTTATATTTCCTGAAGGAACGCGCACCCCTGTGGGTGAAGCACTCCCTTATCAAGCTGGGATATCGGCCTTGTATCATGAATGCCATGTGCCTGTGATTCCCGTTGCATTAAACTCGGGATTGTTCTGGCCTAAAAAAGGGTGGAAAAATCCTGGGTGTATTACGCTTGAATTTCTTCCTGCATTAGCGCCAGATCTTACGCGTCGTCAATTTATGGACGAAATGAAGAATGCGATTGAAACCAAAACGGCTCAACTTGTTGATGAAGTGCGGAGTAATAAGCAATGA
- a CDS encoding TIGR01459 family HAD-type hydrolase — MTHVPIQTLDAIIDQYDAFIIDLWGVIHDGQALYPGVLDTLRQLQVSGKQALFLSNAPRRAHRAKELLDTLGVPVELYKHIVTSGEVAHHYVQHHPVFSQSPHYYIGPDRDRGMFDDLASSETHDPAEASFMLVTGYDHDDSLADEKNPQLKAALKHGLPLLCANPDLVIVRHSGKQALCAGVIAQSYESMGGQVEYFGKPFKQVYQRCFDILNVSPQKIAAIGDSLSHDIRGANNVGVDSYLVLQGIHGNELGFTHGRPVDKMLFEHVCKSHHGYPTGVLERF; from the coding sequence ATGACCCATGTACCTATCCAAACTTTAGACGCAATTATTGACCAGTATGATGCTTTTATTATTGATTTATGGGGAGTGATCCATGATGGACAAGCATTATATCCTGGTGTTCTTGATACACTTAGACAGCTGCAGGTGTCTGGGAAACAGGCATTGTTTTTATCAAATGCTCCCAGACGTGCCCACCGTGCCAAAGAATTGCTTGATACGTTAGGTGTCCCTGTTGAACTCTATAAACATATCGTGACGTCTGGGGAGGTTGCACATCATTATGTGCAGCATCATCCTGTTTTCAGCCAGTCGCCACATTATTATATTGGGCCTGATCGAGACAGAGGTATGTTTGACGATCTTGCAAGCAGCGAAACGCATGATCCAGCAGAAGCTTCTTTTATGTTGGTAACCGGGTACGACCATGATGATTCTTTAGCGGATGAAAAAAATCCGCAACTTAAAGCTGCACTTAAACATGGGTTACCATTATTATGCGCCAATCCTGATCTGGTGATTGTCAGACATTCAGGTAAGCAGGCATTATGTGCAGGAGTCATTGCACAAAGTTATGAAAGCATGGGTGGCCAGGTTGAGTATTTTGGTAAACCTTTTAAACAGGTCTATCAGCGCTGTTTTGATATACTTAATGTATCGCCGCAAAAGATCGCAGCGATAGGTGATAGTCTGTCCCATGATATACGAGGCGCTAATAATGTGGGGGTTGACAGTTACTTGGTATTGCAGGGCATCCATGGCAACGAATTGGGTTTTACCCATGGAAGGCCAGTAGACAAGATGCTTTTTGAACATGTGTGCAAGAGTCATCACGGATATCCTACCGGGGTTTTGGAACGATTCTAA
- a CDS encoding acetate/propionate family kinase: MQQSALLCLNAGSSSIKFAYYHAKESACDLVYRGGVSDIQHHPQLMIHDSSQRPLVSTMLSQPTYTGALEAILAFLKDTDTDKDIMIGHRVVHGGERYEKPVIIDDVVYTYLQTLIPLAPLHQPFHLQVIDYIRQWKPDLVQVACFDTAFHRTQPALELHYPLPQKWTKKGIIRYGFHGLSYDYIVSHFQEIVGKTLPKKTIIAHLGNGASLCAVKEGKSVATTMGFTPLEGLMMGTRSGTIDPGIIFYLIEEQGMSVEAVKNLLLYESGLKGVSGLSHDVKILLESGNDKAQQAIQLYCYRIAREISSLLMTLGGLDAVIFTAGVGEHAALIRTNVCEHLHWLGIRINNDANQENQTIFSAADSSISLYVIPTNEEKMIAEYLGNF; the protein is encoded by the coding sequence ATGCAACAATCAGCGCTATTGTGCCTTAACGCAGGTTCATCCAGTATTAAATTTGCTTATTATCACGCAAAGGAGAGTGCGTGCGATTTAGTCTATCGTGGCGGTGTCAGTGATATTCAGCACCATCCACAATTAATGATTCATGATTCAAGCCAACGGCCTTTGGTTTCAACGATGCTAAGTCAGCCAACCTATACTGGAGCATTAGAAGCAATCCTTGCTTTTCTTAAGGATACGGATACGGATAAAGACATAATGATAGGTCACAGGGTCGTGCATGGTGGAGAGCGTTATGAAAAACCGGTCATCATTGATGATGTGGTTTATACCTATCTGCAAACATTAATACCGCTTGCGCCGTTGCACCAGCCCTTTCATTTGCAGGTGATTGATTATATCAGGCAATGGAAACCAGATTTAGTGCAGGTAGCCTGTTTTGATACGGCCTTTCACCGAACCCAGCCAGCATTAGAGTTACATTATCCATTGCCACAAAAATGGACAAAAAAGGGGATTATCCGTTATGGTTTCCACGGTTTGTCCTATGATTATATCGTTTCACATTTTCAGGAGATTGTGGGAAAAACGCTTCCTAAAAAAACAATTATTGCCCATTTGGGAAATGGAGCAAGTTTGTGTGCAGTAAAGGAAGGAAAGAGCGTTGCAACTACCATGGGCTTTACTCCTTTGGAAGGACTCATGATGGGAACGCGTTCGGGAACGATCGATCCTGGCATTATTTTTTACCTCATCGAGGAGCAGGGGATGAGTGTAGAGGCAGTAAAAAATCTTTTGCTCTACGAATCTGGATTGAAAGGCGTTTCTGGTCTCAGCCATGATGTAAAAATATTATTAGAAAGTGGAAATGATAAAGCACAGCAAGCGATTCAACTTTATTGTTACCGTATAGCCAGGGAAATAAGTTCACTCTTGATGACACTCGGAGGATTAGATGCTGTTATCTTTACTGCGGGTGTAGGTGAGCATGCAGCCCTTATCAGAACCAACGTATGCGAACATTTGCACTGGTTGGGTATTCGTATTAATAACGATGCGAATCAAGAAAATCAAACTATTTTTTCTGCGGCAGATAGTTCCATCAGTCTGTATGTGATTCCCACTAACGAAGAAAAGATGATTGCTGAATATCTAGGTAATTTTTAG
- a CDS encoding xylulose 5-phosphate 3-epimerase, with amino-acid sequence MTLDTQFRELWKNGYKKIQHRDETVARIDEFISSHFPDQSAYCYRLLASADRLASMGMWLVVNQAYAKRAYLDGRELSQDDFKLAPQGHVGGSLNMVPAYVGYLLANALTQRTRSWVMGQGHAVSAIDSVNLLVGNMNAAHSDRYTLTDEGISRFTSDFYSYRLNEQGKQDSPLGSHVNPNTGGGMLEGGYLDFASVQYMHMPLPGESLVAFLSDGAFEEQRGADWAAKWWRTEDSGLICPIMILNGRRIDQRTHLYQEGADWFKKFLELNHFSPLEIDGRDPAAFAWAILTTERTLEQRIKLHKQGCLDYPISLPYTIASAPKGAGFVNEGTNHAHSLPIPQNLCVDDQARQRYNTHIKALHVPLNELREAVDLLNNHLANKRLREKDHPLAHRDVTLTTSPKVSYKMVIHQEKYPEWQKQSAMEAIDNHFLEIVRANPHLRPRVGNPDEIRSNKMDSTVDHIGMRSNHPESGNSEKELGNVITALNEEAVAGAALGNKGGINIIVTYEPFAPKMLGEIRQEIIFSKHQHTLGQPPKWLSIPLILTTITWENSKNELSHQDPTMPEALLGETSDISRVMFAADYNSAAAIMDNVYKTHGQIWSVVAPKRPTPHFFSALEAQQLLLHGMLNITWAGYDQDQAKLALIAIGSYQLAEILVASHRLRTHHIPHRVIYILEPGRLRAPRNESERTHLTPSSLVASILPQRINSIVCLTHTRPESMFGTLYPLFEHRKVTMHGFINEGGTLDTDSLLYVNRCSYAHLLESTSLLLNIPLSELLSEEEESALKGKHSPDGVITMLKK; translated from the coding sequence ATGACCCTCGATACTCAATTCCGCGAATTATGGAAAAATGGTTATAAAAAGATTCAACATCGTGACGAAACCGTTGCCCGGATAGATGAGTTCATAAGCTCACATTTTCCTGATCAATCAGCCTATTGTTATCGTCTATTAGCGTCTGCAGACCGTCTTGCTTCCATGGGAATGTGGCTGGTTGTGAACCAAGCTTATGCCAAAAGAGCTTATCTGGATGGTCGGGAACTTAGTCAGGATGATTTTAAACTTGCCCCTCAAGGACATGTGGGGGGATCCCTCAATATGGTGCCTGCTTACGTAGGCTATTTACTGGCTAATGCCCTCACTCAAAGAACACGTTCATGGGTCATGGGACAAGGACATGCCGTTTCGGCCATTGACAGTGTGAACCTACTGGTTGGAAATATGAATGCCGCCCATAGTGACCGCTATACCCTTACGGATGAAGGTATATCGCGCTTTACCTCTGATTTCTATTCGTATCGTCTCAATGAACAGGGAAAACAAGACTCACCTTTAGGAAGTCACGTTAACCCAAACACAGGCGGAGGAATGCTTGAAGGAGGTTATCTAGATTTTGCCTCAGTCCAGTATATGCACATGCCTTTACCTGGTGAGTCACTGGTGGCTTTTTTAAGCGATGGCGCATTTGAAGAACAACGTGGCGCTGATTGGGCAGCCAAATGGTGGAGAACCGAAGATTCCGGACTTATTTGCCCGATAATGATTCTAAATGGACGTCGCATTGATCAACGCACCCACCTGTATCAAGAAGGTGCAGATTGGTTTAAAAAGTTTTTAGAATTGAATCATTTTTCACCCCTAGAAATTGATGGCCGTGATCCTGCTGCATTTGCGTGGGCGATTTTGACCACTGAAAGAACCCTTGAGCAGCGGATCAAGCTGCACAAGCAAGGATGCCTCGACTACCCAATTTCACTTCCTTATACCATTGCCAGTGCACCTAAAGGCGCTGGTTTTGTGAATGAAGGAACCAACCATGCACATAGCCTTCCCATTCCGCAGAATTTGTGTGTAGATGACCAGGCACGGCAACGTTATAACACCCATATCAAAGCACTCCATGTTCCTTTGAATGAATTGAGGGAGGCCGTTGATTTGCTGAACAATCATCTGGCCAATAAACGTTTGCGTGAAAAGGACCATCCATTAGCCCATCGTGATGTCACACTGACCACTTCACCTAAGGTCAGTTATAAAATGGTCATCCATCAGGAAAAATACCCCGAATGGCAAAAACAATCAGCCATGGAAGCAATCGACAACCATTTTCTGGAAATCGTCCGGGCCAATCCCCATTTGCGGCCTAGAGTTGGCAACCCCGATGAAATCCGTTCCAATAAAATGGATAGCACGGTTGATCACATTGGTATGCGCAGTAACCATCCTGAAAGCGGCAATTCCGAAAAAGAACTCGGAAACGTTATCACCGCACTTAACGAAGAAGCCGTTGCCGGAGCTGCCTTAGGCAATAAAGGTGGCATTAATATCATCGTTACCTATGAACCTTTTGCACCTAAAATGCTGGGAGAAATACGTCAGGAAATTATTTTCTCAAAACACCAGCATACCTTGGGCCAACCACCTAAATGGCTTTCGATTCCACTGATTCTTACCACCATCACGTGGGAAAACAGTAAAAATGAATTGTCACATCAGGACCCTACCATGCCTGAAGCATTACTGGGTGAAACATCTGATATTTCGCGCGTTATGTTTGCTGCTGATTATAACTCAGCGGCTGCCATTATGGATAATGTCTATAAAACGCATGGGCAAATCTGGTCTGTGGTTGCACCTAAACGACCTACCCCTCATTTCTTCTCCGCATTAGAAGCACAGCAGCTGCTACTCCACGGTATGTTAAATATCACCTGGGCTGGTTATGATCAGGATCAAGCGAAACTGGCACTCATTGCGATTGGCTCCTATCAATTGGCAGAAATACTGGTTGCATCCCACCGTTTGCGTACACATCATATACCTCATCGCGTAATCTATATTCTAGAACCAGGGCGCTTACGCGCTCCGCGCAATGAAAGCGAACGCACCCATTTAACACCTTCTTCTTTAGTGGCATCGATCCTGCCACAAAGAATTAACAGCATCGTCTGCTTGACCCACACGCGGCCAGAATCCATGTTTGGCACACTCTATCCATTATTTGAACACAGAAAGGTCACCATGCACGGATTTATCAATGAAGGAGGCACGCTAGATACTGACAGCCTGCTCTATGTAAACCGCTGCAGCTATGCCCACTTACTCGAAAGCACCTCATTACTTCTGAACATTCCTTTATCTGAATTGCTCAGTGAAGAGGAAGAAAGTGCTTTAAAGGGCAAACATTCACCCGATGGCGTTATTACGATGTTAAAAAAATAA
- a CDS encoding DNA starvation/stationary phase protection protein — protein MNTRLMIRKLHNVMADTYALYLKTQNYHWNVTGPQFASLHLLFEKQYQELALAIDLLAEHLRTFQERAPGTFEELNALKSIQDGDKHADGDEMLQHLAHDQHVMLSTLEKAFAAAKAADDELTMHLLADRMAVHKKNAWMLESIMVVPTVQQTIIRHRKRPA, from the coding sequence ATGAATACTCGATTGATGATTAGAAAACTACATAATGTCATGGCTGATACCTATGCACTTTATCTCAAAACCCAAAATTATCACTGGAATGTAACCGGACCGCAGTTTGCATCACTCCATTTGTTATTTGAAAAACAATATCAAGAGTTGGCATTGGCTATTGATCTTCTTGCTGAACATCTACGCACGTTTCAAGAACGCGCTCCTGGAACATTTGAGGAATTAAATGCATTAAAATCGATTCAAGATGGTGATAAACATGCTGATGGCGATGAAATGCTGCAACACTTAGCTCACGACCAACACGTCATGCTATCTACACTTGAAAAAGCGTTTGCTGCTGCTAAAGCAGCAGATGATGAGCTGACCATGCATCTTTTGGCTGACCGTATGGCCGTGCATAAGAAGAACGCCTGGATGTTAGAAAGCATTATGGTTGTTCCCACCGTGCAACAGACCATTATACGTCACCGCAAACGCCCAGCTTAA
- a CDS encoding transglutaminase family protein: MMFEISHHLNYKYSDPVELNPFSINLRPRQDWNQKLHHFEYSVSPTPYATYQNIDIENNTSLIAFFNQPTNYLSVNIKSRVETILENSFNYLLLPQALKLPFTYPPEMKASLHRYLYNRHDSPALTEVTFTLLRESNYETLPFLCLVADFIYKNHQSYIRDEGGPLTPCSILQTKYGTCRDFALLFMEIVRKAGLASRFVSGYSKENPALKVEKYEMHSWAEVYLPGAGWRGFDPSLGLAITDWHIVLCTGADPHEAPSTSGSYIGTPSSSEFSYHIDFHVKQDHMSYSL, from the coding sequence ATGATGTTTGAAATAAGCCATCATCTCAACTATAAATATAGTGACCCGGTAGAGCTTAATCCATTTTCAATTAATCTCAGGCCACGTCAGGATTGGAACCAGAAGCTCCACCATTTTGAGTATTCTGTTTCACCAACACCTTATGCAACCTACCAAAATATTGATATTGAAAATAATACGTCACTTATTGCTTTTTTCAATCAACCAACGAATTATTTATCGGTTAATATCAAAAGCCGCGTTGAAACCATCTTAGAAAATTCATTTAATTACCTGTTATTACCACAAGCACTTAAGCTGCCGTTTACCTACCCTCCCGAAATGAAAGCATCCCTTCACCGTTACCTCTATAATCGTCACGATAGTCCGGCTTTGACAGAGGTGACCTTTACGTTATTGAGAGAATCCAATTATGAAACACTGCCTTTTCTATGTCTTGTAGCCGATTTTATTTATAAGAACCATCAATCCTATATCCGCGATGAAGGCGGGCCGCTTACTCCTTGCTCTATCCTTCAGACAAAATATGGTACGTGTCGTGATTTTGCACTTCTTTTCATGGAAATTGTTCGTAAAGCCGGTCTTGCCAGCCGATTTGTCAGTGGCTATTCTAAAGAAAACCCTGCACTCAAAGTAGAAAAATATGAAATGCACTCGTGGGCTGAAGTCTATCTGCCAGGAGCAGGATGGCGTGGTTTTGACCCAAGCCTTGGACTTGCCATCACCGATTGGCACATTGTTTTATGTACTGGTGCTGACCCGCATGAAGCTCCCTCTACCTCAGGATCCTATATCGGCACTCCTTCTTCATCGGAATTTAGTTATCATATCGACTTTCATGTAAAACAAGACCACATGTCTTACAGCTTATAG
- a CDS encoding peptidase, with amino-acid sequence MTFCLAMKLKDGIIGFADSRITTGVECIIARKVTVFEHENHSMFMMTSGLRAARDKALTYFSEIMEEMDHTFDKLYKAVNEFAQQIRRVQFEDRKGLEESGLHFNLHCIIGGQLERDETPKLYLLYPQGNWVEVSEGTPYYIIGESSYGKPLLDRALNFDTDLETALKIGYLAFNATMTSATDVGFPLDIVVYPANSYKMIQQQFVKEDFKKVDKWWMERIRKSVKEVPNDWSSSLTDQIKLLRESVSP; translated from the coding sequence ATGACTTTTTGCCTAGCCATGAAACTTAAAGATGGAATAATCGGCTTTGCCGATTCACGTATTACCACCGGCGTAGAATGTATTATCGCGCGTAAAGTAACCGTGTTTGAACACGAAAACCATTCTATGTTTATGATGACCTCGGGTCTCCGCGCTGCCAGGGATAAAGCCCTGACCTATTTCAGTGAAATCATGGAAGAAATGGATCATACGTTCGACAAACTTTATAAAGCCGTCAACGAATTTGCCCAACAAATCAGACGGGTACAGTTTGAAGATAGAAAAGGCCTTGAAGAAAGCGGTCTTCATTTTAATCTTCACTGTATCATCGGCGGTCAATTAGAACGTGATGAGACACCTAAATTATATCTCCTCTACCCACAAGGAAATTGGGTAGAAGTTTCAGAAGGCACGCCTTACTACATCATTGGCGAATCCAGCTATGGTAAACCACTCTTAGATCGTGCTCTGAATTTTGATACTGATTTAGAAACCGCTCTTAAAATTGGTTATCTTGCCTTCAATGCCACCATGACTTCAGCAACCGATGTTGGATTTCCGCTTGATATCGTCGTTTATCCCGCTAACAGCTATAAAATGATCCAGCAGCAATTTGTCAAGGAAGACTTCAAAAAAGTTGATAAATGGTGGATGGAACGAATCCGTAAATCGGTCAAAGAAGTTCCCAATGATTGGTCTTCTTCTTTGACCGATCAAATTAAATTACTTAGAGAGTCAGTATCCCCATGA
- a CDS encoding alpha-E domain-containing protein, whose translation MLSRVAESLFWMARYIERAENVSRFIAVNMHLTLDLASDAIQQWDPLIATTGDQTIFYHKYGKSTQDNAIQFLIFDEDNANSIKSCLIKARENARGVRDVLTTEIWEQINHLYLSITSETAPLEAAQNVFQYCKKLRLETQLVKGLVDNTISRTEAWHYLYLGRMLERAEKTVRILDVKYYILLPKVEHVGTPIDNIQWAAVLMSASALDMYHRQYRRFLPSSVAHFLLFNRDFPRSVLYCLTKSESSLCAISNTPIGTYSNEAERQLGRLRAQLEYADINDIIQNGLHEFIRDLISNLNEIGNTIQDHFFSSQSLPTSSLKEIYA comes from the coding sequence ATGCTTAGTCGCGTTGCTGAATCATTATTCTGGATGGCCCGTTATATAGAACGTGCTGAAAACGTATCACGTTTTATTGCTGTTAATATGCACCTAACCCTCGATTTGGCCAGTGACGCTATTCAGCAATGGGATCCTTTAATTGCCACCACCGGTGATCAGACGATCTTCTATCATAAGTATGGTAAATCGACTCAGGATAACGCCATACAATTTTTGATCTTTGATGAAGATAATGCCAATTCTATTAAATCCTGCCTTATCAAAGCACGAGAAAATGCACGCGGTGTCCGCGATGTATTAACCACTGAAATTTGGGAACAGATTAATCATCTGTATCTTTCCATTACCTCTGAAACGGCTCCACTGGAAGCAGCCCAGAATGTGTTTCAATATTGCAAAAAACTGCGTTTAGAAACTCAACTCGTTAAAGGGCTCGTTGATAACACAATTTCGCGCACCGAAGCCTGGCATTATTTATATTTAGGCAGAATGCTGGAGCGGGCTGAAAAAACTGTACGGATTTTAGATGTTAAGTATTATATCCTCTTACCCAAAGTAGAGCATGTCGGTACGCCAATTGATAATATTCAATGGGCAGCCGTGCTGATGTCGGCCAGTGCTTTAGATATGTATCACCGCCAATATCGTCGTTTCCTTCCATCCAGTGTTGCTCATTTTCTCTTATTTAACCGCGATTTTCCAAGATCTGTCCTCTATTGTTTGACCAAATCCGAATCATCGCTATGTGCTATTTCTAATACCCCCATTGGGACGTATTCTAACGAAGCGGAACGTCAACTAGGACGACTCCGCGCGCAATTAGAATATGCCGATATTAATGACATTATACAAAACGGCCTTCACGAATTTATCCGCGACCTTATTTCTAATCTCAATGAAATTGGGAATACCATCCAGGACCATTTCTTTTCCTCACAATCGCTTCCCACTTCTTCTCTCAAGGAGATTTACGCATGA